Within Dysgonomonas sp. HDW5A, the genomic segment GCGAATTGTAATAGGTTCGTCATTTAGTTGGGGCGATATCTTTTGTTACACACTAGGTGCTATTATATGTTTATTTATAGATAGAAAAGAATTGAAAGCAATTTCGTACTAAATGATTCAGCAAAGAAAAAAAGATTATTTACAGAGGCTTATCGAAGAGTTCTTTGCCAAGTTACATGAACTGGCTAATGAAAATAAGAATTCGGATTCCAACTCGACAGAGAAGAAACGTATCCTAAGCGAGTGTTTTTTTCTTTTCAATAATGATTTTAATATCAGTCAGGAAGATTCATCTGAAACCATCGTAATAAAAATTGGTGACAATGATCTAATAGAGCAATATGCCAAACTTTTACAAACCAAATATGAAATAAGTGATATAAAAGAGATATATCAACTCCACACAGCTCTTGACCTCATAGAGTATCTGGAAGCTACGGATACAACATATTCATGGAACAGAACCATCTTAAAGGAAGATATACTTAGACTACTCGACGCATGAAACATTTAATGGAACTTTTTTCCGCAAACAACTTCATCTTAGTATTTCAATTGCTGTATGTACTTACGGCAATCGGAGTAGTAATTGTGGTTATTTCGGAAAACCGAAATCCATTAAAAACAATAGCATGGGTACTCGTTCTGTTGCTTTTACCTTTAGTAGGGCTTATTTTCTACTACTTTTTCGGAGAAGACCATCGCAAAAAAAGGTTGATATCCAGAAAAATGCACAAAAAAATAAATCGAAAAACGCTCGAGCGGATCGAATTATTAGAAACCCTCAATCCACCTGCTGAGTATAAAGGTTTGATCAATCTACTTAATAAGCTGAAAGATACCCCTCTTTACGGAGGCAACAAAATAACTTTCTATACCAACGGTACTGATAAATTTAATGCTCTTATCGAAGAGATAAAGAAAGCAACAAAATACATTCATCTACAGTACTACATCTTTATGGATGATGCGATAGGAACAAAGATAAAAGATCTTCTTATCGAAAAAGCCAAAGAAGGCTTAGAAGTCAGAGTTCTTTATGATGATGTAGGTTCGTGGACTGCTAAAAGAAAGTTCTACAAAGAAATGGCAGAAGCGGGTATACAGGTTACCCCCTTCCTGAAAGTTGCATTTCCATTATTAACCAGCCGTGTAAACTACCGTAACCACCGTAAAGTTGTGGTTATTGACGGCGAGGTGGGCTTTATGGGTGGAATGAATATTGCCGACAGATATATCAATGGTGCTAATGGCGGAGTATGGCGCGACAGTCACTTTAAGCTCGAAGGAAAAGCCGTACATGGCTTACAGACTTCTTTTATTATAGACTGGTATGCATCGCGATCAGAGTTTCTGGTTGCCAACAA encodes:
- the cls gene encoding cardiolipin synthase, with product MKHLMELFSANNFILVFQLLYVLTAIGVVIVVISENRNPLKTIAWVLVLLLLPLVGLIFYYFFGEDHRKKRLISRKMHKKINRKTLERIELLETLNPPAEYKGLINLLNKLKDTPLYGGNKITFYTNGTDKFNALIEEIKKATKYIHLQYYIFMDDAIGTKIKDLLIEKAKEGLEVRVLYDDVGSWTAKRKFYKEMAEAGIQVTPFLKVAFPLLTSRVNYRNHRKVVVIDGEVGFMGGMNIADRYINGANGGVWRDSHFKLEGKAVHGLQTSFIIDWYASRSEFLVANKYFPTLAAAGDNLMQIATSGPVGEFKEIHQGIFQAITNAKEYVYIQTPYLIPTDAIMLAIQTAAMSGVDVRIMIPKKSDTTFVSIASQSFIKDFLDTKVQIYFFTGGFIHSKLIVIDDALTITGSANMDVRSFEHNFEIDAFIYNNETALTAKNIFFDDMESSELVDPEIWEKRSRVRRFFESIFRLFTPLL